TTGAAGGAACAGAAAGTCAGGTATCTGTTCGCCGTCAACGGGGGACATACGTTCCCGATTCTTGCCAATCTGCGTAACAACGATGTTCAGCTGATTCACATGCGCCACGAGCAGGCGTGCGCCTATGCGGCGGACGCTTACGCCCGCACCACGGCGACAGCTGGGGTGTGCAGCGTCACCGCGGGATGCGGCCTGACCAATGCCGTGACTGGCCTGTGCGGGGCCGGCCTCGCCGGCAGCGCGGTCGTTTGTGTTGCCGGACAGCATCCCAGCACCGAAGATTACCTGGGTTCGTTTCAAGAGGCCTACGGATCGGACGTGTGCCGGAGTTTCTCCAAGTTCGCCAAGCGCGTCATTGAGTGGTCGACGATTGAGGTGGACCTGCGCCGAGCGTTCCGAGAAGCGCTGTCGTATCCGCAAGGGCCGGCGCTGGTCGAGATTCCGGTGAACCTCCTCTATCACCAGGACGACAGCGCGCGGCAGCGCCGGGGTGCGAAGCCCTACGACCTGGACGAATTGCGTTCGCAAGGCGACCCGAGACAGATCGAGCGGGCGCTCGAGCTGCTCGTGAAAGCGGAGCGCCCCTTGATCGTCGCCGGCGATGGCGTCTTCTGGTCCGGCGCCTCGACGGAGCTGCGCGAGTTTGCCGAACTGGGCCACGTTCCAACCTACACCCGCCGGGCGGGCCAGGGAGCCGTCCCCGAAGACCATCCCCTGGCGGTGCGTGGCTCCTGGAAAAAGCCGTTCACCGGTCACGCCGATGTCGTGCTGGCCATTGGGTTCAGGTTCTGGAGCGGCGAGCACTTTGGCGAACCACCAACCTGGAACGACAAGGCTACCTACGTGCAGGTGGATCCGGTTGCGAGCCGCATCGGACAGCATGTGCCGGCAGAGGTGGCGATCGTCGGAGACCCGAAGCTGGTGCTGCGCCAGTTGATCGACACGGCGAAGCGGCTGAACCTCGATTTCTCGCAGCGGAAAGACTCTGAATGGTTGCGGGAGGTCGCCGGAGCCCGTGCGCGCTACGACCAGGCGACCGATGCGCATGAACGCGCCGCGCGCGACCAGAGGCCGGTTCACCCGGGCCACCTCGCACGCACCCTGTGTGAAGTGATGGATCGCGACGCGACGATGGTGCTCGATTCGTTCACGATGAGTGGCTGGATGACGCAATGGTTCACGGCGCGGTTTGCTGGCCAGGTCGTCGATGCCGGTCCGCTGGCTCCCGTTGGCCATGGGGTCGGGATGGCCATCGGGGCGCAGCTCGCCCGGCCGCATAAACAGGTTGTGCTGGTGATCGGTGATGGGGGCCTGGGCATCGGCGGCTGGGACATCGAGACCGCTGTTCGCTACCAGCTTCCCATCATTACGGTGCTCTGGAACAACAGTTCGTGGGGGCCGGGGTTCGAGGAGATGCCGTTCCTGAAAGGTCGCGTCGACCCATTCGAGATGCTGCCGAACCTGCGTTACGACAAGATGTTTGCCGTTATGGGCTGTCATGCCGAACACGTCGAGGAGCCAAGCCAATTGCGGCCGGCGCTGGAGCGTGCAGCACGGTCGGGCAAGGCCTCCTTCATCAACGTCATCGGCGATAAACGCATCGGCCATCCGCGGCTGGGTGGCGACCTGCTCGGGTCCACAGAGGTGTAGGACAGCGACGAGTTCTTGATCAGAGCGGGAAAGGGCGCTCGAGAAGGATCTCGCCTTTTGCGCCCACGACGTACAGGGTTACGGTGTCAAATGGCGCCTGGCCGACCGGGTGCTGCAGGGTCGCGTTGAGACGCACCCAGCCGGAGGTGAGCTTGATGGGCTCGCCGGTGGGCGGGGTGCTGCCACGGAAATGGCCTCCCGTCGTCACGGCGCTGATGGCCGGCGCAGGCCAGACCACCCACAGCTTCGGCGATACGTGCTCGTTGCGGGCGACTATGTAGATGTAGCAAT
This portion of the Candidatus Binatia bacterium genome encodes:
- a CDS encoding thiamine pyrophosphate-binding protein → MAVIDGGALVGRVLKEQKVRYLFAVNGGHTFPILANLRNNDVQLIHMRHEQACAYAADAYARTTATAGVCSVTAGCGLTNAVTGLCGAGLAGSAVVCVAGQHPSTEDYLGSFQEAYGSDVCRSFSKFAKRVIEWSTIEVDLRRAFREALSYPQGPALVEIPVNLLYHQDDSARQRRGAKPYDLDELRSQGDPRQIERALELLVKAERPLIVAGDGVFWSGASTELREFAELGHVPTYTRRAGQGAVPEDHPLAVRGSWKKPFTGHADVVLAIGFRFWSGEHFGEPPTWNDKATYVQVDPVASRIGQHVPAEVAIVGDPKLVLRQLIDTAKRLNLDFSQRKDSEWLREVAGARARYDQATDAHERAARDQRPVHPGHLARTLCEVMDRDATMVLDSFTMSGWMTQWFTARFAGQVVDAGPLAPVGHGVGMAIGAQLARPHKQVVLVIGDGGLGIGGWDIETAVRYQLPIITVLWNNSSWGPGFEEMPFLKGRVDPFEMLPNLRYDKMFAVMGCHAEHVEEPSQLRPALERAARSGKASFINVIGDKRIGHPRLGGDLLGSTEV